The following is a genomic window from Brucella pseudogrignonensis.
ATTTCGCTCAGTGTCTTCTTACCGGAAGCCACCGCGATAATGTGCTCGAAAATGCGCGTCCCGGACTCTTCAATGGTTTCATCGCCAGTGACGATGCCACCGCAATTGAAGTCCATATCTTCCTTCATGTGCTCGTACATTTCGGAATTGGTCGCGATCTTGATGCAGGGCGCTGGCTTGAAGCCCGAAACCGACCCTCGTCCTGTGGTAAAGCAAATCACGTTACAACCGCCCGCCACCTGCCCGGTCACGGCAACAGGATCGTAGCCCGGCGTATCCATGAAAGTGAAACCCTGTTCGGTTACGGTTTCAGCAAATTCATAGACAGCCTTGAGAGGCATAGAGCCGCCCTTGGCAACAGCACCCAGCGACTTTTCAAGAATGGTGGTCAGGCCACCGAGCTTGTTTCCATGCGATGGATTGTTGTTCAGCTCGTCACCGTTGCGGGCCGTATAATCGCGCCACCAGTCTATGCGCTCAAGCAGCTTTTCCGCAACCGCAGGCGTAACAGCGCGACGTGTGAGAAGATGCTCCGCGCCATAAATTTCCGGTGTTTCTGAAAGTACGGTCGTGCCGCCATTGCGCACGATCAGATCAGATGCATAGCCCAGAGCGGGGTTTGCTGAAATACCGGAATAGCCATCAGAACCACCGCATTCGAGTGCCACCTTGAGCTTCGACAAAGGCTGGGGCGTGCGCTTTGCAGCATTCACCAGCGGCAGCATATCCTTGATCTCGGCAATCGCATGATCGATTGTCTTGCGCGTACCGCCATGCTGCTGGATCGTCATGGTGCGCAGGCGGGCGCCCTCTTCCATGCGATAATGCTCCATGATCGGCGCAATCTGGTTGGTTTCACAGCCAAGCCCGATCAACAGAACACCGCCGAAATTTGGATGTTTTGCATAACCCTGAATGGTGCGCGTCAGCAGACGATAACCTTCTGACTTGGTGTTGAGCGCACAGCCGCTGCCATGCGTGAGTGCCACCACGCCATCGACGTTTTCAAATCCATCCAGACCACCCATGCGGTTGAAGTAATCCGCAATGTAGCGAGAAACGGTCGCAGAGCAATTCACCGATGAAATGACACCGATATAGTTGCGCGTACCAACGCCACCGAAACCGCGATCATAGCCCATGAACTGGCGGCGCTCCGCTTCCGGCAGCATACCGCGTTCTTCAATATCGACCGAGAACTGATGTTCATGCTCAGATGGTAGCATTGCGAGATTATGCAGATGCACATGCTCACCCACCGCAATATCCTGCGTGGCGACACCAATCACCTGCCCATATTTGTGCACTTCCTTACCGGCTGCGATAGCGCGCAAAGCAACCTTGTGGCCGCGCCCGATCAGATCTTTTGCAATCACATCGCCAAGTCCAATCGGATCGCCGGCACGAACCGAAATACGCGCCACCGCCACATCATCAGACGGATGCAAGAGGATTACCGGCGTCACAGCTGAAACAGCCTTGTCTTTCATTTTTCTGACCTCACTCCCAAGATCGCAACAGCGCGAAACACGAGCCCACCTATCGGGGCTCATTCTCCATCCATCGCTGCTTTGATGTATCCAGATGCGTGCGCATCGCTGCCTGCGCCAGAAGCGGATCCCTCGCCTCCAATGCAGCATAAATCTTCTCATGTTCCGCCAGAGCAAATGCCCATGTTTCCGCATTCTCATAGCGGGTGCGCATTTGCGCGGTCAGCGGACTATGTCGCTCGTCAAACAAATCACGCACAATGCGTTCAACAACCGAATTGGCTGATTGCTCAGCAATGATCAAATGAAATTGGCGATCCAATTCAATCGGCTTACGTTCAGCTTCAATCTGTAGCCGCATCGCATCAAGATTACCGCGCAGACGCTCCAGCGCCTCATCTGTAATTTGGCTGCAAGCCATAATCACCGCACTGCCTTCGATCAGCGAGCGTGCCTGCATGATTTCAAGCGGGCTTTCGCCAATCGAACCGCCTTGCGCTGGAAGCCGCGTTTCTTCAGCCGCAACATAGATGCCAGAACCCATGCGGATTTCGACATTGCCTGCAATTTCTAGCGCAATCAGTGCTTCACGTAAGGAAGGGCGCGACACGCCCAGCTGATGCGCAAGTTCACGCTCAGCGGGAAGCCTGCTTCCGGCCGGAAAATGTCCCTCGCGGATCAGCAATCGGACCCGGTCGGCAATTTGCTGGTAAAGCCTCCGTGGTTCAACGGAGCCAATATGCTCGTTCATGCTCTCTCCCAAATTGGCCTTACCATATTTTGAAGATGCAAAAAGTGCAATATTATCTATCTTATTGTAACTATTGTATATTGTCGTTTATGTCAGTTTTGTCGCACCATGCTTTAGTTGGCTTTAAAAGAGTGGCTTGACCAATTTTACACACTGGCGTAGCTATTTCACGACAATCTAAGGGAGGATTACATGACCGATCAGCCATCGATTCTACAGTTTGGAACCAGCCGTTTTCTGCTCGGGCATGTGGATTTTTTCATTTCCGAAGCCCTGGCAAAAGGCAAGGCCATCGGCACAATTGCCATTGTTCAGACCACATCCAACCCTGAAAGCGCACGCCGCATTAGCGCGCTGAACAGTGGCGAGGGCTATCCGGTCATCATTCGCGGATTGCGCGACGGCAAGCCCGTTGATGAAAAACATCAGGCAAAAAGTGTAAGCGCCGCCTATTCCGCTCACTGCGACTGGCAAGCCATACGCTCCCTTGCCACTACAGTGCAGGTCATCTTGTCCAATACGGGCGACAAAGGTTTTGAGTTGGATGCTGCTGACGATGTTTCCCTGCTGAGCGAAACTGACCGCTTACCGAAAAGCTTTCCCGCGAAACTGCTTGTGCTGTTGCATCATCGCTGGCAGATCAATCCAAATGCGCCGATGTCGATTTTTCCATGCGAGTTGATCTCGCGCAATGGCGACAAGCTGCGCTCGATTATTCTTGATCTTGCGGAAAACTGGAGCCTGCCGAAAGCTTTCACGCAATGGATTGAAAGTAAATGTTTTTTTGCCAACAGCCTCGTTGACCGGATTGTATCGGAACCAATTGATCCGGTTGGCGCCATTGCCGAACCCTATGCGATATGGGCCATTGAACAGACAGACGGGCTCACGCTTCCCTGCACGCATCCCGACATCGTCGTGACGGACAATCTTGCGCTTTATGAGCGCCTAAAGCTCTATCTGCTTAATCTCGGCCACACTTTCATTGCCGAGCAATGGCTGAACGGCAACCGTCCAAAGGACCAAATCGTGCTGGAAGCCATGAACGACGACACAATCCGCAATGAACTTGAAGCGCTTTGGCGCGAAGAAGTCATACCGGTCTTTGCCGCTGATGGCCTCGGCGAACAGGCTGAAGCCTATGTTATTACCGTTCGCGAGCGCTTCCTTAACCCGTTCCTAAAGCACCGCATTGCGGACATTGCTTCAAACCACGCAGAAAAGAAGCAGCGCCGGTTTGCACCGATCATCGCTCGCGCAAATGAACTCGGTCTGAAACTAAGCCAATCTCGTCTTAATTCAGCGATGAAATAAGCAAAAATAAAACTCTAAAATCGCTTTATCGTCACGACCATGCCCGTTGTGACGGAACTGCTTCGCATAAAATAACGACGACATCCAAAAAAGATGCCGCCGCTCTTTATAAATATAAATGTAGTTAAAAATAATAATGACAGCTCTTAAATTTGGTTCCGTCCCCTTCAGAATGAGCTTATCATAAAATGCTGGCTCTAAAAAAGATGCTGCGAAAATAGCTGCATCTATCATATCAAAAACAGCGAATATTGAAGCATAGAATTAGTATTTACTAAAATAATCGACATGCACATTTTTTAAAAGTCAAGAAAACAACAATTAAAAATGAGCAGTTTGATAATATGACGTTTCGCCTATAGCAGCATCGTAAATAATATGTAAACGGAGTGTCAACAATATTACCCTCACATTCACGTGAATAAGTTAAATAGAATCAAAAAGTTTAAAAGCTAAATTATATAATTATAATTTAGCTTTTATTTATAGTTTTAATTCTCTGCAACGGTGAACAACTCTTCAAACCGCGTCTTTGCGCGCACCGGAAACTTCACATCACGATAGCTTTGCGGAAGCTCGGCTTCGCCAACCTTAATCAACATCACCATGCCCATGCCGTAATGCGGCGAGCATTTGATACCGTAGAAACCCGCTTGATCGAAAGTCACTTCGATCTCTTCATTGATCTTACCCTTAAAGCCCGGATTGCCCTCTGGAACCATCCCATCGACTGTCGCTGCGTTATGGCTCTTATGGGTCGCAATGAATTTCACCTTGTCGCCCGGCGCTAACTTCAAGAAGTCGGGCTCGAAAACCATTGAGCCTTTTTCACCGCGGTTCATCATCTTGACTTCAAACGTTTCAGCCAAAGCTGGAAATGCAGAAGCAACCAATAACGTGGCGGCCAGGAAAAATCGTTTGCTCATTGTCTTGCCAATCATGTTTATGCGGATTGTTTCAGTTCAAGATTAAGATAGCTCGGTTTACGATAACGAATATGACAGCCATCCATACCTTCATATTCATATTTTACTTCAACCTCAACGCCGAATACCTTGCGGATACACTCAACCCGAAGGACATCACGCGGCGTTCCTAAAGCAACGAGCTGCCCTTTATCCATGACCGCAATGCGATCGCAAAACATCGCCGCATGATTCAAATCATGGAGTGCCGCAACCACCGTCAACTTCTGGCGGCTCACAAGGTCAAGGAGTCCAATCTGGTGACCAATATCGAGGTGGTTCGTCGGCTCGTCCAGCAACAGGATTTGCGGCTCTTGTGCCAGCGCACGTGCAATATGCACACGCTGCCGCTCGCCACCTGAAAGCGTATGCCAGTAACGTTCTGCGAGATGCGCCATATCAACATTGGCAAGCGCACGATCAACGATCATATCGTCTTCGGAGGACCATGGAGAAAGTGCGCCGAGATAAGGAGTACGTCCAAGCTCGACTGCTTGTCGTGCAGTTATACGGTCAGTCGTACCTGCCTGCTGTTCAACCAATGCCAGTTGGCGTGCAATCTCCCGGCGATTGAGCCTATAAATAGGCATTCCGCCCAGCCTTACCTCGCCAGAACGGCTGCGGCGAACTCCAGAAAGTAGCGACAAGAAACTGGTTTTACCGGAGCCATTTGGTCCAATAATGCCGAGAAATTCGCCTTCTTTTACGTCGAGCGATACGTCTCGCAGGATCTCGACACCGCCTGCCGACCAGCTAACATTATGCGTTGAAAGCATCATGATTGCGCCCTCCTCTGCCCAAGAAGGAATGCAAAAGCCGGAGCACCGAACAGAGCTGTTATGACACCAATTGGCAAAACCTGCCCCGGAATGATGATGCGAGAGAGAATATCGGCAACAATCATAAAAGTTGCGCCTATGAGTGCTGAAGCTGGCAACAATCGCCCGTGACGGACGCCAACCACCATACGTGCCGCATGAGGAATGACGAGCCCGATAAAGCCAATCGATCCCACAATGGAGACCATAACTGCCGTCATCATGGCACTAACACCGATCAATACGGCATAGACGCGACGCACAGGAATGCCAAGCGATGCAGCCGATTCCGAGCCAAACGTGAATGCGTCAAGCGCACGCGCATGCCAAAGACAGATTGCAAGCCCCACAATACAGGCTGGTAGCGCAAGCGTCACATCAGGCCAGCGCACACCTGAAAGATTGCCCAGCAGCCAGAACATAATGCCGCGTGCCTGTTCCGCATTGGCAGCCTTGGTCACGATGAATGAAGTAAGCGCGTTAAAAAGTTGCGAGCCTGCAATGCCAGCAAGGATGATTGCGCTGTTGCCCCGCCCTGCTCGAAGTGCCAGCAAAGAAACAAGCGAGAACGCAATAATCGCGCCGATGAAAGCTCCCACCGAAAGCGAAAGCATACCAGCGCCTACACCGAGGATTGCAACCGCGACGGCACCTGTCGACGCCCCGGCTGAGATACCTAGAATATAAGGATCAGCCAGAGAATTTCGCAGCAGTGATTGCAGAACCACGCCAGATATTGCAAGAGCCGCACCGCAACAAGCCGCGACCATTGCACGGCTTAAGCGATAGCTCCAGACAATGCCTTCATCAATCGGTTCGAGCGGATAACCCGCATTCCAGACGCGGTTAGCAATAGTCTTTGCCACCACGTCGAGAGGTATAGACGTTTCGCCAATGGCAGCGCCCAGCCACAGCGCGCCGAGCAACAAGACAAGCGCGAGAATGCCAAAAAGCACCCTGCTGCTTGAGCTTCTCGCATTTAGAATTCCGGCTGTGGCTGAGCGTGTTGTCACTTGTTCAGGCCTGAATCTGCAATGGCATCAGCCAGTGTTTCAATGCCTTCGATGGTACGAATAGTCGGGTTCATCGCCTGTGCATCCATATCGAATACATGGCCATCCTTCACCGCAGGCATGAGGCTTGCAACCGGATCAGTCTTCAGGAACTCCCGTTTCACGGCAACATCATCAGCAGGGAAACGGCGACGATCCATAGTTCCAGCGACAATTATAGTTGGATTGGCCTTGGCAATGGTTTCCCAACCAACGGTCGGCCACTCTTCTTCACTATCAATAATATTATTGATGCCAAGTGTTTTCAGAATATAAGCTGGAGCACCGTTCTTTCCCGCAACATAAGGATCAATGTCGAGTTCTGCACTGGAGAACCAGACAACAGCCGAAAGCTTGCCATCGGCAGATGCGATCTTTTTACGTGCTGCGTCTTCACGTGCTTTCAAATCAGCAACAACTTTCGCGCCACGGTCCTGCACGTTGAAAATCTGCGCGAGCTCATCAATTTCCTGATAGACCTGATCCATGGTGAAAGCGTCATGACGCACGCCATCACCACCATCCGAATTGTCTTTTCCGATGCAATCGGCCGGAGACGTATAGACAGGAACGCCCAATTCTTCGAACTGCTCAGCCTTCGCAACAACGCCCTCTGGTCCAATCTGCCATTGGAACTGATTGGCAACGAGGTCAGGTTTTTCGGCCAGAATGCTCTCAAAGCTCGGATCATTATCCGCGAGACGCTTTACCTTGGCATTGGCTTCTTCGTAGCCCTTGAGAACAGGTCCGACCCACAAGGCCGTACCAACCATTTTATCGCCGAGACCCAGAAGATACATTATTTCTGCGCTGCTCTGACCAACGGCAACCGCCCGTTCTGGTGCATGTTTAAACGTCACGTCGCGCGCGCAATTTTTCAACGTCAACGGATACCGCGTTTCGGCTGCTTCAGCTGCAAAACCAGTTACGAAAAGACTTGCAGCGCCAACCATTGCGCCAAACGGCAACTTGCCGATGAGTTTCATTTGAATCCCCGAAATGATGTGAGAAAAGCCGTATCAAACGGCGGATGTGATCCGGCGCGTATAGAGAACGGACATATCCGGGGATATGAATGACAAAGGGAAGCGACGTCTTGCGACGTTTATAGCTGTCATAACCAACTCCTGCACCGGGCATCCCCGCCCGTGACAATGGACTACGTTAGACGGCAGGTCTCCTGGCTCACGAATATTCGCTGTTCATCTGCCTTCCCGAGCTAAACTCAGTGGCATGACGCTTGCAGCGTCACGAGGATGAACGGCAATCCGCTTACAGTTGCGGGGGCAGCCACGGTCTCGGTCCCTTTTGGGTCGCCCTCACCGTGTTCCCTATTAATCCCCTTCGCTCTCGGTCGGGGAACCGTCGTAACTCTATTACGTTCTGATATCCGCCAGGTCAAGCAACTGGAACCATTAAATCATCTATAAAAAATTGCTTAGGCTTTATGCTAATGAACGAGCGCTTACACAGTCACACGCTAGCGAATTTTAAATCCCTTTTATAACCGCCAGGTTAGGAGCCTTTACCTTGGGAGAGGTGTAGGTTTTTGGGGAGAGCTATCAAAAAAGATAGCAGCAATCGCAAGTGCAGCGTCGGCAGAAGACTAAAAAGTTTGGCACCTGCGGAACCGGGTGACGGCTGGGATAAGACCGCGCTCACCATGCGCAGCAAGTTACAGGCCGAAAAGAGTTCCGGCAGCGTTCAGGTTCTCAATGCTCCCGGTGCTGGCGGAACAATTGAGCTGGCGCAGTTCGTCAATCAAAACAAGGATGATCCAAGCCAGCTCATTGTCGGCGGCTTAGTTATGGTCGGAGCGACCTCGACCAACAATCCCCCTGTTAATCTTGACGCTATTATGCCGATTGCGCTCCTGAGCGGTGAATATGAATCCATCGTGACTACATCATCTTCCGACATTCAGAACCTTGGTGATCTGGTTACAAAGCTGACAGCCGATCCTGATTCAGTTTCACGGGGCGGCTGCTCATCAGCGCGCGGTACCGACCACATTACGGCGGGGCGTTTTGCAAAAGCTGTTGGTGTTGATCCTACAAAAGTGAACTACATCGCATTTTGCGGCGGCCGTGAAGCGCTTGCCGCAATCTTCGAAACTCAGGTGACTGTCGACATTTCCAGCGATGAGCGTATTAAAGGTATAGATTCACCGACCTTCAAGGAAGGTGGCGTTGATCTTCCTATCCAAAACTGGCTCATGGTGGGTGCAGCAACCGATATTACTGCGGAATAATAAGCGGGAATCAAAGCCAAGGTTGATAAGATGGTGAAGTCTAAATCCTGGAAGAAAGCACTCAAAGATAATGGCTGGGCAGACACCCATCTTGCAGGCGATACCCTCAAGGAGCAGCTTAAGAAAGACGTCACCGCGAAAGGAACCTTACCCAAGGATATAGCCTTGTAAAATTACAACCACCGAAAAAGTGGGAAAGCGCGGTTTGGACTTGCTTCGGAAAAGTGGAGAGTCATTTTTCGACTATGCGGCCGTTCATTGGAAGTGAGCCGGGCTCAAATAGTCAAGTGAAGAATGACGGCTGACGGAATTGTAGAAGCCCTCGATATATCGGGCAATAGCTATTTCTGCATCTTGCCTTCTATGAAATATCGTTCTCCAAATCAGCTCTGATTTTAACATTTTGAAGAATGTTTCCACCATCGCGTTATCGATATGGGATTCCACTTTCTCAACACTGCCTAGCACCACTTTGGCAGATTAACCAACGATTAACGATGATCGGCCATCTTTGGCCCCTTAAAAGGGGTGTGATGGATGGTGGAGCGGAATATTGCACTGGCGGATTGGTTGAAGCCGTTTGTTGAGAAGCTAGGTCACAAAAACGGCGGCAGATATGCCGGTATATGTTTTGGGCCTGATCGGACTGGGTGATCGCAAGAGTATCGAGCCGATGGCGGAACGCATTGCGCCTGATCACTACGATCGTCTGCATCATTTCATCTCGGATGGGATTTGGGACGTCAGTCCGTTTGAGACGGAGCTGGCTGTACAGGCTGACAGAATAGTCGGAGCCTCAGACGCCTTTCGGGTGATCGACGATACGGGTCTACCGAAGAAGGGTGATCATTCGGTGGGGGGCGCCACAATATGCTTCGATGCTGGGCAAACGCGCCAATTGCCAGACGTTGGTATCGCTGACGTTAGCACGCGAGGCGGTTCCAGTTCCGGTTGGTTTGCGACTGTTCTTGCCGGAAAGCTGGACCAGTAACCAGGATCGGATGGTGAAGGCTGGCGTCCCCGAGGAGATGTGCTTATCCCCATGGTGTCGCCCCGATTTTTCCGGTTTCCGGTCACGGCAGGCCGCGCAAGCATTCGATCCCTGACACCCTGTCGAGGGCGGCCGAAGCGATCCTGGAAGGAGGTCAGTTGGCGTCGCGGAACGAAAGGTCGCCTGACAGCGCACTTTGCTGTGCTCCGCATTCGGATCGCTGATGGTAGTCCGCACCGTATCTTCGACAAGGGACAGCAACATATGCCGGGCGAAGCAGCGTTAAAGCAGCTGGCAACTGCCATCAAAGCCCGATGGGTCTGCGAGCAGGCGCATCAACAAATGAAAGAAGAACTCGGCCTTGATCACTTCGAAGGCCGATCATGGCAAGGTCTGCATCGACACGCGCTGATGACAATGATCGCTTATGCCTTCCTTCAACATCAGCGCCTACACCAAGTCAAGCGGGAAAAAAACCAAGAGGCACGGCCCGCCTAAACCGACACTGCCAGCCATACGACACGCAGTCATGAACACCCTCCCATCAACGTCAGCCCCAGACGATGTCCGCACTGCTGAATTCGCTTCAGACCGCCAAAATGTATTCTGCCAAAGTAGTGTTAGTATTCTTTTATGGCTCAACGGAAGCTGTACTGCCTTTCAGATTGACTGGGAACGCATTGCCACAGTTCAATCGTAAGACAAAACTAAAGTGTCTTTACGCCAACCTGAGAACACGCAGCTAAAATAAGATTAATGTAACTTCATGTTTTCGTACACTTAAATCGCGATTCAAGTGAGCGCATCTGTTCCATATTGAGTGGTCTAATTGCTCTATCATTCAGCAGATAAAACAGTCGTGCTGTTTCTTCGAGTTCTTCCGTCGCATATTGCGCCTCATGTAAATTACGACCAGAAACCACAGGACCGTGATTCGCCAGAAGCACGGCATGATGATTCTTGGCCATGTCTTTGACTGCATAAGCTAGTTTCTCATCGCCCGGAGCAAAATAGGGAACCAGTGGCAAGCGCCCTACCCGCATCACATAATAAGCGGTCAAAGGTGGCAGCACATTTTCTGGATCAACATCAGCCATAATGCTGGCTGCAACTGCATAAGTCGAATGCAAGTGCACAACAGCTCCTGCAGACTGACGCTCGCAATACATACAAGAATGCAAAAATGCTTCCTTGGTCGGTCGGTCACCGCTTATCAAAGTGCCGTCAGCAGTGCACCGCGAAAGCCTTGCAGGATCGAGAGTGCCGAGCGAGCAATCAGTCGGTGTCATCAGCATCGTGCCATCGCTCAGCCGTGCACTGATATTGCCTGTAGAGCCAAATGTCAGACCGCGATCAAAGATCGACTTTCCGACGGCGCAGATTTCATCTCGCAAACGGGTTTCTTCCGACATTATTGCGATCACGCCATCATCTCCCAGGCTTTGATGAAAAATTCATCCGAGCCAAAATTACCCGATTTAAGAGCAAGCCTCACCGGCCCTTCGCCTGCGGATGTCACAAGCGGCACACCGGGATCAATCTCCCGGCCAATCCAGAAAGCCTCAGCCCCCAGCGCTTGAACCACGGCACCGGACGTCTCACCGCCAGCAATGATAAAGCGATTATATCCCTGCTTAGAAAGACCAGCTGCAACCTCGCCAAGAAGTTTCTCAACGACGAGACCTGCAGTTTCCCGGCCAAGTTCTTCTTGTGCCAGTGCAACGATATCAGGCTCGGCAGACGAGTAAACGAGTGGAGGCAATAGGCTATCACGATGTGATCTGACGAAAGCAATCACGTCGCCGGGTGTGGTTTTTCCGCCGGCAATATCCAATGCATTCAACTGCATTGATGGGACACCATGAACCTTCGCCGTCTCAATCTGTCGCCGGGTTGCAGCTGAACACGAGCCAGCCAATATGACGCCGCCGCCAATAGCAATCGGTGTTTCTGAGCGACCACCAGTCTCACGTAGCAGCCCTGACATACGAAAATTTTCGGGCAAGCCCTGAGCGACCGCAGAACCGCCTGTAACCAGCTTCAAATCACGCACCGCACGCCCGATAGCGCGCAAATTCATATCA
Proteins encoded in this region:
- a CDS encoding mannitol dehydrogenase family protein, with the protein product MTDQPSILQFGTSRFLLGHVDFFISEALAKGKAIGTIAIVQTTSNPESARRISALNSGEGYPVIIRGLRDGKPVDEKHQAKSVSAAYSAHCDWQAIRSLATTVQVILSNTGDKGFELDAADDVSLLSETDRLPKSFPAKLLVLLHHRWQINPNAPMSIFPCELISRNGDKLRSIILDLAENWSLPKAFTQWIESKCFFANSLVDRIVSEPIDPVGAIAEPYAIWAIEQTDGLTLPCTHPDIVVTDNLALYERLKLYLLNLGHTFIAEQWLNGNRPKDQIVLEAMNDDTIRNELEALWREEVIPVFAADGLGEQAEAYVITVRERFLNPFLKHRIADIASNHAEKKQRRFAPIIARANELGLKLSQSRLNSAMK
- the otnK gene encoding 3-oxo-tetronate kinase, whose translation is MLLGAIADDLTGATDLALILSREGMNVVQVNGLPNDTSQFGDADAVIIALKSRTIEPEAAIKQSIGAAKLLLEAGAKQLFFKYCSTFDSTDKGNIGPVTDALLKLVGESRTIACPAFPANGRTVFQGHLFVGNQLLSESPLRDHPLTPMCDPNLVRVLQRQSANEVSLVAHQVVASGADTIADVLAELNGIAIVDAIDDMNLRAIGRAVRDLKLVTGGSAVAQGLPENFRMSGLLRETGGRSETPIAIGGGVILAGSCSAATRRQIETAKVHGVPSMQLNALDIAGGKTTPGDVIAFVRSHRDSLLPPLVYSSAEPDIVALAQEELGRETAGLVVEKLLGEVAAGLSKQGYNRFIIAGGETSGAVVQALGAEAFWIGREIDPGVPLVTSAGEGPVRLALKSGNFGSDEFFIKAWEMMA
- a CDS encoding pseudoazurin, whose translation is MSKRFFLAATLLVASAFPALAETFEVKMMNRGEKGSMVFEPDFLKLAPGDKVKFIATHKSHNAATVDGMVPEGNPGFKGKINEEIEVTFDQAGFYGIKCSPHYGMGMVMLIKVGEAELPQSYRDVKFPVRAKTRFEELFTVAEN
- a CDS encoding ABC transporter substrate-binding protein produces the protein MKLIGKLPFGAMVGAASLFVTGFAAEAAETRYPLTLKNCARDVTFKHAPERAVAVGQSSAEIMYLLGLGDKMVGTALWVGPVLKGYEEANAKVKRLADNDPSFESILAEKPDLVANQFQWQIGPEGVVAKAEQFEELGVPVYTSPADCIGKDNSDGGDGVRHDAFTMDQVYQEIDELAQIFNVQDRGAKVVADLKAREDAARKKIASADGKLSAVVWFSSAELDIDPYVAGKNGAPAYILKTLGINNIIDSEEEWPTVGWETIAKANPTIIVAGTMDRRRFPADDVAVKREFLKTDPVASLMPAVKDGHVFDMDAQAMNPTIRTIEGIETLADAIADSGLNK
- a CDS encoding FadR/GntR family transcriptional regulator codes for the protein MNEHIGSVEPRRLYQQIADRVRLLIREGHFPAGSRLPAERELAHQLGVSRPSLREALIALEIAGNVEIRMGSGIYVAAEETRLPAQGGSIGESPLEIMQARSLIEGSAVIMACSQITDEALERLRGNLDAMRLQIEAERKPIELDRQFHLIIAEQSANSVVERIVRDLFDERHSPLTAQMRTRYENAETWAFALAEHEKIYAALEARDPLLAQAAMRTHLDTSKQRWMENEPR
- a CDS encoding altronate dehydratase family protein produces the protein MKDKAVSAVTPVILLHPSDDVAVARISVRAGDPIGLGDVIAKDLIGRGHKVALRAIAAGKEVHKYGQVIGVATQDIAVGEHVHLHNLAMLPSEHEHQFSVDIEERGMLPEAERRQFMGYDRGFGGVGTRNYIGVISSVNCSATVSRYIADYFNRMGGLDGFENVDGVVALTHGSGCALNTKSEGYRLLTRTIQGYAKHPNFGGVLLIGLGCETNQIAPIMEHYRMEEGARLRTMTIQQHGGTRKTIDHAIAEIKDMLPLVNAAKRTPQPLSKLKVALECGGSDGYSGISANPALGYASDLIVRNGGTTVLSETPEIYGAEHLLTRRAVTPAVAEKLLERIDWWRDYTARNGDELNNNPSHGNKLGGLTTILEKSLGAVAKGGSMPLKAVYEFAETVTEQGFTFMDTPGYDPVAVTGQVAGGCNVICFTTGRGSVSGFKPAPCIKIATNSEMYEHMKEDMDFNCGGIVTGDETIEESGTRIFEHIIAVASGKKTLSEIYDYGDNEFVPWQVGAVT
- a CDS encoding ABC transporter ATP-binding protein, which codes for MMLSTHNVSWSAGGVEILRDVSLDVKEGEFLGIIGPNGSGKTSFLSLLSGVRRSRSGEVRLGGMPIYRLNRREIARQLALVEQQAGTTDRITARQAVELGRTPYLGALSPWSSEDDMIVDRALANVDMAHLAERYWHTLSGGERQRVHIARALAQEPQILLLDEPTNHLDIGHQIGLLDLVSRQKLTVVAALHDLNHAAMFCDRIAVMDKGQLVALGTPRDVLRVECIRKVFGVEVEVKYEYEGMDGCHIRYRKPSYLNLELKQSA
- the otnC gene encoding 3-oxo-tetronate 4-phosphate decarboxylase, which codes for MSEETRLRDEICAVGKSIFDRGLTFGSTGNISARLSDGTMLMTPTDCSLGTLDPARLSRCTADGTLISGDRPTKEAFLHSCMYCERQSAGAVVHLHSTYAVAASIMADVDPENVLPPLTAYYVMRVGRLPLVPYFAPGDEKLAYAVKDMAKNHHAVLLANHGPVVSGRNLHEAQYATEELEETARLFYLLNDRAIRPLNMEQMRSLESRFKCTKT
- a CDS encoding FecCD family ABC transporter permease, with protein sequence MLNARSSSSRVLFGILALVLLLGALWLGAAIGETSIPLDVVAKTIANRVWNAGYPLEPIDEGIVWSYRLSRAMVAACCGAALAISGVVLQSLLRNSLADPYILGISAGASTGAVAVAILGVGAGMLSLSVGAFIGAIIAFSLVSLLALRAGRGNSAIILAGIAGSQLFNALTSFIVTKAANAEQARGIMFWLLGNLSGVRWPDVTLALPACIVGLAICLWHARALDAFTFGSESAASLGIPVRRVYAVLIGVSAMMTAVMVSIVGSIGFIGLVIPHAARMVVGVRHGRLLPASALIGATFMIVADILSRIIIPGQVLPIGVITALFGAPAFAFLLGQRRAQS